A single window of Paenibacillus sp. FSL H8-0537 DNA harbors:
- a CDS encoding macro domain-containing protein has protein sequence MEFTEIKKDLFTMPDTYSLAHCISSDAKMGAGIAVLFRKHFKLKSLQNMADSSPLIIGTCYKVDRALNLVTKAKYFHKPTYQTLTLAIVSMRDICLQEGITKLAMPQIGCGLDKLQ, from the coding sequence ATGGAATTCACCGAAATAAAAAAGGATCTATTCACGATGCCGGACACGTACAGCTTGGCCCACTGCATATCCTCCGATGCCAAAATGGGCGCGGGAATCGCCGTTTTATTCAGAAAGCATTTTAAGCTTAAATCCCTTCAAAATATGGCAGACAGCAGCCCCTTAATTATAGGAACTTGCTATAAAGTCGACAGAGCTTTAAATTTGGTTACCAAAGCGAAATATTTTCACAAGCCCACCTACCAAACGCTTACCCTAGCCATTGTATCCATGAGGGACATCTGCTTGCAAGAAGGCATTACCAAGCTGGCCATGCCGCAAATCGGCTGCGGACTCGATAAGCTCCAATGA
- a CDS encoding methyltransferase domain-containing protein, giving the protein MEGQTKEITSIILVTRNQLDYTKQCVDSIRKHTEAGSYEILLIDNGSDDGTVQWALDQPDMRVTTNAENEGFPRGCNQGLEQAIGSHLLLLNNDTVVTPGWLEGLRQALLSDSKVGAVGPVTNSASYWSEVSAEYASLEELDAFAQLRRNDHGPHRWEERAKLVGFCLLLRRSAYEAAGRLDESFGIGNFEDDDYSLRLRLAGYKLLLCDDTFIHHRGGASFKAEPALYQAAYESNRRRFVEKWGFQPTEALVIRSDMVSLIEPQLEPYEGAAPARLLEIGCGCGATLLRLKKRLPRAELLGVEKNPGAAKVAAAIGVKVYDTERSEDWGLEADSMDGIIVGDAHQYGNLEQLKQLAALLKPGGWLIGSFANRHYYRYIRHYLSPSNHGAQQQAACLYGAEQLGELYGQAGLVRTAIALVQDGQELAEQERRVVEGLEQVIALTNEELKGRLTASELLAFGRRAKPITAPNGWAVQDRPSIEPTASYVSDEAAIEELEELSTVSTVSEAAQEDEARLAEGAEEIGGAGAGNDQLNEQGIREQNDVVFSGERLVINREVKQQYQDVYEEHLARYNLASHFVDGLRVLDAACGAGYGAALLKRSGASEVVGIDIDEQSVKLAKRDYGGEDVSFAVGDVLQLPFDGQVFDAVVSFETIEHVADGAAWIKESARVLKAGGLFIVSTPNRAVTNPALYFEERPFNPYHQFEYRTAELAGELLLHYDIVELYGQNPIDDSRMAAMNGLRRMFQLEQGRKPERVLQSEGHELIPLSRFKSCEPMYVVAVCRKK; this is encoded by the coding sequence GTGGAGGGGCAGACGAAGGAAATAACGAGCATTATTTTGGTTACCCGCAACCAGTTGGATTATACAAAACAATGTGTGGACAGCATACGCAAGCATACGGAAGCAGGAAGCTATGAAATACTGTTAATCGATAATGGCTCCGACGATGGAACGGTTCAATGGGCGTTGGATCAGCCTGATATGCGAGTGACCACCAATGCGGAAAATGAAGGCTTTCCAAGGGGCTGCAATCAGGGGCTAGAGCAAGCGATAGGGAGCCATCTGCTGCTGCTTAACAACGACACCGTTGTGACGCCCGGCTGGCTCGAAGGGTTGAGGCAGGCGCTGCTTAGCGATAGCAAAGTCGGTGCAGTAGGTCCAGTTACGAATTCGGCCTCCTATTGGAGCGAGGTTTCGGCGGAGTATGCGTCCTTGGAGGAGCTGGATGCTTTCGCCCAATTGAGGCGGAACGATCACGGACCACATAGATGGGAGGAGCGTGCCAAGCTGGTAGGCTTCTGCCTGTTATTGCGTCGCTCGGCGTATGAGGCAGCTGGTAGGCTGGATGAAAGCTTTGGTATCGGAAATTTTGAGGATGACGATTATTCGCTGCGGCTGCGGCTCGCTGGCTATAAGCTCCTGCTCTGCGACGATACGTTCATCCATCATCGGGGAGGAGCGAGCTTCAAGGCGGAGCCTGCCTTGTATCAAGCGGCCTATGAAAGCAACCGCAGACGTTTTGTGGAAAAATGGGGCTTTCAGCCGACGGAGGCACTCGTCATTCGCTCGGATATGGTGTCGCTGATTGAGCCCCAGCTCGAGCCTTATGAAGGGGCGGCGCCCGCGAGGCTGCTGGAAATTGGCTGTGGCTGCGGGGCAACCCTGCTGCGCTTGAAGAAACGGCTGCCGCGGGCAGAGCTGCTCGGGGTGGAGAAAAACCCTGGTGCCGCGAAGGTTGCTGCCGCCATCGGAGTGAAAGTGTATGATACGGAGCGGTCGGAGGATTGGGGCCTCGAGGCAGACAGTATGGATGGCATTATTGTTGGCGATGCCCATCAATATGGAAATTTGGAGCAGTTGAAGCAGCTCGCGGCTCTTCTAAAGCCGGGAGGTTGGCTGATCGGATCGTTTGCTAATCGCCACTATTACCGCTATATACGTCATTATTTGTCACCAAGCAATCACGGTGCGCAGCAGCAGGCAGCCTGCCTATATGGCGCAGAGCAGCTGGGGGAATTGTATGGGCAGGCTGGATTAGTTCGGACAGCGATTGCGCTTGTGCAGGACGGTCAAGAGCTGGCTGAGCAGGAGCGTCGTGTGGTGGAGGGGCTGGAGCAGGTAATTGCGCTGACTAATGAGGAGTTGAAAGGCAGGCTGACAGCGAGCGAGCTGCTTGCTTTCGGCCGCCGCGCCAAGCCAATTACAGCGCCAAACGGCTGGGCTGTGCAGGATAGGCCGTCGATTGAGCCGACTGCGAGTTATGTAAGCGATGAAGCTGCGATAGAGGAACTAGAGGAGCTATCAACGGTGAGTACAGTTTCGGAAGCGGCGCAAGAGGACGAAGCGCGGTTGGCAGAGGGAGCTGAAGAGATAGGTGGAGCTGGCGCAGGGAATGATCAACTAAATGAACAGGGCATTCGTGAGCAAAATGATGTTGTTTTCAGTGGGGAAAGGCTTGTAATAAATCGAGAGGTTAAACAGCAATATCAGGATGTATACGAGGAGCATCTTGCCCGTTATAACTTGGCATCACATTTTGTAGACGGACTGCGGGTGCTGGATGCCGCTTGCGGGGCAGGCTATGGAGCTGCACTGCTTAAACGTTCAGGGGCGAGCGAGGTTGTTGGCATCGACATCGACGAACAGTCGGTGAAGCTGGCGAAGCGGGATTATGGCGGAGAAGATGTATCTTTTGCGGTAGGCGATGTACTGCAATTGCCATTTGACGGGCAGGTATTTGATGCAGTGGTGTCTTTCGAAACGATAGAGCATGTTGCAGATGGGGCGGCTTGGATCAAGGAATCAGCGCGCGTATTAAAGGCTGGGGGATTATTCATCGTGTCTACACCGAATCGGGCGGTGACGAATCCGGCGCTTTATTTTGAGGAGCGGCCATTCAATCCCTATCATCAATTTGAGTATAGGACAGCAGAGCTGGCAGGCGAGCTGCTGCTTCATTACGATATTGTGGAGCTGTATGGACAAAATCCCATCGACGATTCCCGTATGGCAGCGATGAATGGGCTGCGGCGAATGTTCCAGCTGGAGCAGGGGCGGAAGCCGGAGCGGGTGCTGCAGTCGGAAGGACATGAGCTGATTCCGCTCAGCCGCTTCAAAAGCTGCGAGCCGATGTACGTCGTGGCCGTGTGCCGCAAGAAATAA
- a CDS encoding S-layer homology domain-containing protein, giving the protein MGSKQRLIAFVALVAITSSVPTAAFANGAKVTIDRQTTLADNISGEGSMDSAANVSVSKDKAEKLARELVSIPKEYTLQGASLAVSVLAQGKRNVWGLDFVKKVNGKHKGSIYVQIDADGGQLLSFNSYIDNPSSKPTYPLKVERAAAQDIAASFMKQIAADYVGQVRYNPEYGAQVLPPLTGEVVHNIRYDRMVNDIPYVDNYIELDVDSEGHITNYKLQWDDTLQFPKADSRITLAQANAKLRELAQPELQYIVPYSPEGQHTPLLSYEMGGLAVNALDGSLIKKLYDQTSSVSATPIAPAALGEAPKAGNLTDKQAVALVESTFKLPTGAVLSNTSYNEYSDDTTGHNESYWNLNWTTKSGARETGSVSATVDSKTGIIRSYYAYAYDGGDTSVKPSLSYEQAEKIAIDTVKKQLPWAAAQLYVVKPDRAKYSEAPAGTITSYYISFVRKIQGATVSYDRVNVNVDARTNEVTMYDAQFASFDYPAQAPKVIEKTEAIEKWLTYYRTELTYYVEREYSLQGQPIPIEKYNLMLAAGELDSEQVESKTDVKLVYRLVPAAIDESVFLDAQSGQWRNRESGEVTALEKPKALDVEGHWAQRQLELMVAYKALDVKDGKVRPNAIVTRGELIKMLVLAMNSGRGPIVMANAEAGSVAFNDVAKGSGYYVYVQSALEQNLIDIGDGTFNPAGEVDREEMAELIVRALGYNTLANYDQLFNINFKDADKTEKKGQAAIVVGLNIMSLSDGSFLPERKVTRAEAATAFFRYLQTRADLKEAPIRN; this is encoded by the coding sequence AGGTGACGATTGATCGCCAGACTACTCTGGCAGACAATATTTCCGGGGAGGGTTCGATGGATTCTGCGGCGAATGTATCGGTTTCGAAGGATAAGGCAGAGAAGCTGGCGCGCGAGCTTGTGAGCATCCCGAAGGAATACACGCTGCAGGGCGCTTCTTTGGCGGTCAGCGTGCTGGCACAGGGCAAACGTAATGTTTGGGGTCTTGATTTCGTCAAGAAAGTAAACGGCAAGCATAAGGGCAGCATTTATGTTCAAATTGATGCTGACGGCGGCCAGTTGCTGTCCTTTAATTCCTATATAGACAATCCTAGCTCCAAGCCGACGTATCCGCTCAAGGTAGAGCGTGCGGCTGCCCAGGATATTGCTGCTTCCTTCATGAAGCAAATTGCAGCAGATTACGTAGGACAGGTGCGCTACAATCCCGAATACGGGGCGCAGGTGCTTCCCCCGCTGACAGGCGAGGTTGTTCATAATATTCGTTATGACCGAATGGTTAACGACATTCCTTATGTAGACAACTATATTGAACTCGATGTGGACAGTGAAGGCCATATTACCAATTATAAATTGCAATGGGACGATACGCTGCAGTTCCCAAAAGCAGACTCGCGCATTACGCTAGCGCAGGCAAATGCGAAGCTTCGCGAGCTTGCCCAGCCAGAGCTGCAATATATTGTGCCTTATAGTCCAGAAGGCCAGCACACCCCTCTGCTTAGCTACGAGATGGGCGGCTTGGCGGTAAATGCACTAGACGGCTCGCTTATTAAGAAGCTATATGATCAGACAAGCAGCGTATCTGCAACGCCAATTGCCCCAGCAGCACTCGGCGAAGCGCCAAAAGCGGGCAATTTGACCGATAAACAGGCGGTTGCACTCGTAGAGTCGACTTTCAAGCTGCCAACAGGCGCTGTGCTGTCAAATACGAGCTACAATGAGTACAGCGACGATACAACAGGCCATAACGAATCGTATTGGAACCTCAATTGGACGACGAAAAGCGGAGCCAGAGAGACGGGCTCTGTATCGGCAACCGTAGATAGCAAGACGGGGATTATTCGCAGCTATTACGCCTATGCCTACGATGGCGGGGATACGTCGGTGAAGCCTTCCCTGTCCTACGAGCAGGCGGAGAAAATCGCAATAGATACGGTTAAAAAGCAGCTTCCATGGGCGGCAGCCCAGCTGTACGTTGTAAAGCCTGATCGGGCGAAGTACAGCGAGGCGCCTGCCGGAACGATTACTTCCTACTACATTTCTTTTGTTCGTAAAATTCAGGGAGCGACGGTGTCCTATGATCGGGTCAATGTTAATGTGGATGCCCGGACGAACGAAGTGACGATGTATGATGCCCAGTTCGCTTCCTTCGACTACCCGGCGCAAGCCCCAAAGGTCATCGAGAAAACGGAAGCGATTGAAAAGTGGCTCACCTACTATCGCACAGAACTGACGTATTATGTAGAGCGGGAATATTCCCTGCAAGGCCAGCCGATCCCTATCGAAAAATACAACCTGATGCTGGCTGCCGGTGAACTAGATTCCGAACAGGTGGAAAGCAAGACAGATGTAAAGCTTGTTTACCGCCTTGTGCCCGCTGCCATTGATGAATCCGTATTTTTGGATGCCCAAAGCGGGCAATGGCGGAATCGCGAAAGTGGAGAGGTTACGGCGCTCGAGAAGCCTAAGGCGCTTGATGTGGAGGGCCACTGGGCGCAGCGCCAGCTGGAGCTGATGGTTGCTTACAAGGCGCTGGATGTGAAGGATGGCAAGGTCCGTCCAAATGCAATTGTGACACGCGGCGAATTGATTAAAATGCTCGTGCTTGCCATGAACAGCGGCCGCGGCCCGATTGTAATGGCGAACGCGGAGGCGGGCAGTGTGGCATTTAACGATGTGGCGAAAGGATCAGGCTATTATGTGTATGTTCAAAGCGCTCTTGAGCAAAACCTGATTGATATTGGCGATGGCACCTTTAATCCGGCGGGTGAGGTAGACCGTGAGGAAATGGCCGAGCTGATCGTGCGGGCATTGGGCTACAATACGCTGGCGAATTATGACCAGCTGTTTAATATTAATTTTAAGGATGCGGACAAAACAGAGAAAAAAGGCCAGGCGGCAATCGTGGTCGGCCTGAATATTATGTCGCTGTCGGACGGGAGCTTCCTTCCGGAGCGTAAAGTGACGCGAGCAGAGGCAGCAACGGCATTTTTCCGTTACCTGCAAACGCGAGCGGATTTGAAGGAAGCGCCGATTCGGAATTAA